In Apium graveolens cultivar Ventura chromosome 10, ASM990537v1, whole genome shotgun sequence, the following are encoded in one genomic region:
- the LOC141689498 gene encoding receptor protein kinase TMK1-like isoform X1, whose protein sequence is MEADQIKLTITLCIYLVSLVISTTDPNDLAIIKQFSKGLSNAEVLKWPNNDDPCGPPSWPHIFCTGNRVSQIQVQGLDLKGPLPRNFNNLSMLTNVGLQKNQFTGALPSFSGLSRLRYAYLDFNSFDSIPSDFFRGLDGLEVLALDNNPLLNKTVGWSLPIDLQNSAQLTNLSLMDCNLAGGLPEFLGQMSSLEVLKLSFNRLSGGIPATFEGSGVRILWLNEQSGGESHGMSGTIDVVASMSSLASLWLHGNHFSGKIPKNVGDLASLQELNLNSNDLVGLIPDSLATIHFKSLDLNNNHFMGPIPKFKGVNASYKTNSFCQSDPGLPCAPEVMALLGFLDGVNYPPRLVSSWSGNKPCDGPWLGLICNGNQEVTMINLRKFNLSGTLSSSIADLHSVSEIILGSNNLTGPIPPSWVNLKSLKVLDVSGNNLSLPVPKFASSVKLYLNGNPLLNSNKSNSTPDNGQSPEESMSLPNNPISQSAGLKPHPESNKKKRSNLVVFVIPIATFGVLIFMAVPLSIYLCKKRRNSVEIPTSLLVHPKDLSDSDNTVKVVVDSNNGSANLLTESSFASRYSSGMNSHLTDTGNMIVSVQVLRKVTKNFAPENELGRGGFGVVYKGEFDDGTKIAVKRMEAGVSSGKALDEFEAEIAVLSKVRHRHLVSLLGYSIEGFERILVYEYMPLGALSRHLFHWKNLKLEPLSWKKRLNIALDVARGLEYLHTLAHRSFIHRDLKSSNILLGDDFKAKISDFGLVKLAPDGEKSVATRLAGTFGYLAPEYAVTGKITTKADVFSFGVVLMELLTGLMALDEDRPEETQYLAAWFWNIKSCKEKLKAAIDPALDMKEEIFESICAIAELAGHCTAREPNQRPEMGHAVNVLGPLVEKWKPLKDEIEEYCGIDYSLPLNQMVKGWQEAEGKDFSYVDLEDSKGSIPSRPAGFADSFTSTDGR, encoded by the exons atgGAAGCTGATCAGATAAAGCTTACTATTACTCTTTGTATATATCTTGTTTCATTAGTTATTAGTACTACAGACCCTAATGATCTTGCAATTATTAAACAATTTAGTAAAGGATTGTCAAATGCCGAGGTCTTGAAGTGGCCTAATAATGATGACCCATGTGGTCCTCCTAGTTGGCCACATATATTTTGTACTGGTAATAGGGTTTCACaaattcaagttcaaggcttAGACTTGAAGGGTCCTTTGCCTAGGAATTTTAATAACTTATCTATGCTTACAAATGTAGGCCTTCAAAAAAATCAGTTCACTGGGGCTTTACCTTCTTTTAGTGGATTATCAAGATTGAGGTATGCTTATTTGGATTTTAATAGTTTTGATTCTATTCCCTCGGATTTTTTCCGAGGACTTGATGGTTTGGAGGTATTGGCATTGGATAATAATCCTCTTCTTAATAAGACTGTCGGTTGGTCATTGCCTATTGATTTGCAAAATTCAGCTCAGTTGACGAATCTTTCTTTGATGGACTGTAATTTGGCTGGAGGTTTGCCGGAATTTTTGGGACAAATGTCGTCGTTAGAGGTTTTGAAATTGTCTTTTAATAGGCTTTCTGGTGGTATACCAGCTACATTTGAAGGCTCAGGTGTGAGGATTCTTTGGTTGAATGAGCAATCTGGTGGCGAAAGCCATGGAATGTCGGGTACTATTGATGTAGTTGCATCAATGAGTTCACTTGCTAGTTTGTGGCTTCATGGGAATCATTTTTCAGGTAAAATTCCCAAGAATGTTGGTGATTTAGCTTCATTACAGGAACTGAATCTCAATAGTAATGATCTTGTTGGTCTGATTCCTGATAGCCTCGCTACTATACATTTTAAGAGTTTGGATTTGAATAATAATCACTTCATGGGTCCTATTCCCAAGTTCAAAGGTGTAAATGCTAGTTACAAGACAAATTCATTTTGTCAATCTGATCCAGGATTGCCTTGTGCCCCGGAGGTTATGGCATTGTTAGGGTTTCTTGATGGGGTAAATTACCCACCAAGGCTTGTTTCTTCATGGTCTGGAAATAAGCCGTGTGATGGACCATGGTTGGGTTTGATATGCAATGGCAATCAAGAAGTTACTATGATAAATCTTCGCAAGTTCAATCTTTCTGGTACCTTGAGTTCTTCAATTGCAGACCTGCATTCGGTTAGTGAAATAATACTTGGTTCTAACAATCTAACAGGTCCAATTCCACCAAGTTGGGTTAACTTAAAATCTTTGAAGGTGTTGGATGTAAGTGGCAACAACCTTTCCCTTCCTGTACCAAAGTTTGCTAGCAGTGTTAAACTGTACTTAAATGGAAACCCTTTGTTGAATTCCAATAAGTCCAATTCTACTCCAGACAATGGACAGTCTCCCGAGGAATCTATGTCCCTTCCCAACAATCCAATTTCTCAATCTGCAGGTTTGAAGCCTCATCCTGAATCAAACAAAAAGAAGAGGTCTAATCTAGTCGTGTTTGTGATTCCAATTGCGACTTTTGGAGTCCTGATTTTTATGGCGGTTCCCCTATCTATATATTTATGTAAAAAGAGGAGAAACTCTGTCGAAATTCCCACATCCCTACTGGTTCATCCAAAAGACCTGTCTGATTCTGACAATACGGTTAAGGTGGTAGTCGATAGCAACAATGGAAGCGCTAATTTGCTGACAGAGAGCAGTTTTGCTAGCAGATACAGTAGTGGAATGAATTCTCATTTGACAGACACCGGAAATATGATCGTGTCTGTTCAAGTTCTTCGAAAAGTCACCAAGAACTTTGCCCCAGAGAATGAGCTAGGACGTGGAGGTTTTGGGGTAGTTTATAAGGGCGAGTTTGATGATGGAACAAAAATAGCAGTGAAAAGGATGGAGGCAGGAGTCAGTAGTGGAAAAGCTTTGGATGAATTTGAGGCTGAAATTGCTGTTCTTTCAAAGGTTCGCCATAGACATCTGGTGTCACTTTTAGGCTATTCTATAGAAGGGTTCGAGAGAATACTGGTTTATGAGTACATGCCTCTGGGGGCGCTTAGCAGGCATCTATTTCACTGGAAGAACTTAAAACTAGAGCCCCTTTCATGGAAAAAGAGGCTAAATATTGCTCTGGATGTGGCTAGAGGATTGGAATATCTTCATACTCTGGCTCACCGAAGCTTCATACACCGAGATCTGAAGTCTTCAAACATCTTACTGGGTGACGATTTCAAGGCAAAAATATCAGATTTTGGATTAGTGAAACTAGCTCCCGATGGTGAGAAATCCGTGGCTACAAGGTTAGCCGGAACATTTGGGTACCTAGCACCGGAATATGCAG TCACGGGTAAGATTACAACAAAAGCTGATGTGTTCAGCTTCGGCGTCGTGCTAATGGAGCTGTTAACCGGGTTGATGGCACTGGATGAGGACAGACCCGAGGAAACCCAATACTTGGCAGCATGGTTCTGGAATATCAAATCCTGCAAAGAGAAGCTAAAGGCTGCAATTGACCCAGCCCTCGacatgaaagaagaaatatttgAAAGCATTTGTGCTATTGCTGAATTGGCTGGTCACTGCACTGCTAGAGAGCCCAACCAAAGACCTGAAATGGGTCATGCAGTGAACGTCTTGGGTCCACTAGTTGAGAAATGGAAACCGCTAAAAGATGAAATCGAGGAATACTGTGGTATTGATTATAGCCTTCCACTTAACCAAATGGTGAAGGGATGGCAAGAAGCTGAAGGAAAAGACTTCAGTTATGTGGACCTTGAGGACAGTAAAGGTAGTATTCCATCAAGACCTGCTGGATTTGCTGATTCGTTTACATCAACTGATGGCCGGTAA
- the LOC141689498 gene encoding receptor protein kinase TMK1-like isoform X2 has product MSSLEVLKLSFNRLSGGIPATFEGSGVRILWLNEQSGGESHGMSGTIDVVASMSSLASLWLHGNHFSGKIPKNVGDLASLQELNLNSNDLVGLIPDSLATIHFKSLDLNNNHFMGPIPKFKGVNASYKTNSFCQSDPGLPCAPEVMALLGFLDGVNYPPRLVSSWSGNKPCDGPWLGLICNGNQEVTMINLRKFNLSGTLSSSIADLHSVSEIILGSNNLTGPIPPSWVNLKSLKVLDVSGNNLSLPVPKFASSVKLYLNGNPLLNSNKSNSTPDNGQSPEESMSLPNNPISQSAGLKPHPESNKKKRSNLVVFVIPIATFGVLIFMAVPLSIYLCKKRRNSVEIPTSLLVHPKDLSDSDNTVKVVVDSNNGSANLLTESSFASRYSSGMNSHLTDTGNMIVSVQVLRKVTKNFAPENELGRGGFGVVYKGEFDDGTKIAVKRMEAGVSSGKALDEFEAEIAVLSKVRHRHLVSLLGYSIEGFERILVYEYMPLGALSRHLFHWKNLKLEPLSWKKRLNIALDVARGLEYLHTLAHRSFIHRDLKSSNILLGDDFKAKISDFGLVKLAPDGEKSVATRLAGTFGYLAPEYAVTGKITTKADVFSFGVVLMELLTGLMALDEDRPEETQYLAAWFWNIKSCKEKLKAAIDPALDMKEEIFESICAIAELAGHCTAREPNQRPEMGHAVNVLGPLVEKWKPLKDEIEEYCGIDYSLPLNQMVKGWQEAEGKDFSYVDLEDSKGSIPSRPAGFADSFTSTDGR; this is encoded by the exons ATGTCGTCGTTAGAGGTTTTGAAATTGTCTTTTAATAGGCTTTCTGGTGGTATACCAGCTACATTTGAAGGCTCAGGTGTGAGGATTCTTTGGTTGAATGAGCAATCTGGTGGCGAAAGCCATGGAATGTCGGGTACTATTGATGTAGTTGCATCAATGAGTTCACTTGCTAGTTTGTGGCTTCATGGGAATCATTTTTCAGGTAAAATTCCCAAGAATGTTGGTGATTTAGCTTCATTACAGGAACTGAATCTCAATAGTAATGATCTTGTTGGTCTGATTCCTGATAGCCTCGCTACTATACATTTTAAGAGTTTGGATTTGAATAATAATCACTTCATGGGTCCTATTCCCAAGTTCAAAGGTGTAAATGCTAGTTACAAGACAAATTCATTTTGTCAATCTGATCCAGGATTGCCTTGTGCCCCGGAGGTTATGGCATTGTTAGGGTTTCTTGATGGGGTAAATTACCCACCAAGGCTTGTTTCTTCATGGTCTGGAAATAAGCCGTGTGATGGACCATGGTTGGGTTTGATATGCAATGGCAATCAAGAAGTTACTATGATAAATCTTCGCAAGTTCAATCTTTCTGGTACCTTGAGTTCTTCAATTGCAGACCTGCATTCGGTTAGTGAAATAATACTTGGTTCTAACAATCTAACAGGTCCAATTCCACCAAGTTGGGTTAACTTAAAATCTTTGAAGGTGTTGGATGTAAGTGGCAACAACCTTTCCCTTCCTGTACCAAAGTTTGCTAGCAGTGTTAAACTGTACTTAAATGGAAACCCTTTGTTGAATTCCAATAAGTCCAATTCTACTCCAGACAATGGACAGTCTCCCGAGGAATCTATGTCCCTTCCCAACAATCCAATTTCTCAATCTGCAGGTTTGAAGCCTCATCCTGAATCAAACAAAAAGAAGAGGTCTAATCTAGTCGTGTTTGTGATTCCAATTGCGACTTTTGGAGTCCTGATTTTTATGGCGGTTCCCCTATCTATATATTTATGTAAAAAGAGGAGAAACTCTGTCGAAATTCCCACATCCCTACTGGTTCATCCAAAAGACCTGTCTGATTCTGACAATACGGTTAAGGTGGTAGTCGATAGCAACAATGGAAGCGCTAATTTGCTGACAGAGAGCAGTTTTGCTAGCAGATACAGTAGTGGAATGAATTCTCATTTGACAGACACCGGAAATATGATCGTGTCTGTTCAAGTTCTTCGAAAAGTCACCAAGAACTTTGCCCCAGAGAATGAGCTAGGACGTGGAGGTTTTGGGGTAGTTTATAAGGGCGAGTTTGATGATGGAACAAAAATAGCAGTGAAAAGGATGGAGGCAGGAGTCAGTAGTGGAAAAGCTTTGGATGAATTTGAGGCTGAAATTGCTGTTCTTTCAAAGGTTCGCCATAGACATCTGGTGTCACTTTTAGGCTATTCTATAGAAGGGTTCGAGAGAATACTGGTTTATGAGTACATGCCTCTGGGGGCGCTTAGCAGGCATCTATTTCACTGGAAGAACTTAAAACTAGAGCCCCTTTCATGGAAAAAGAGGCTAAATATTGCTCTGGATGTGGCTAGAGGATTGGAATATCTTCATACTCTGGCTCACCGAAGCTTCATACACCGAGATCTGAAGTCTTCAAACATCTTACTGGGTGACGATTTCAAGGCAAAAATATCAGATTTTGGATTAGTGAAACTAGCTCCCGATGGTGAGAAATCCGTGGCTACAAGGTTAGCCGGAACATTTGGGTACCTAGCACCGGAATATGCAG TCACGGGTAAGATTACAACAAAAGCTGATGTGTTCAGCTTCGGCGTCGTGCTAATGGAGCTGTTAACCGGGTTGATGGCACTGGATGAGGACAGACCCGAGGAAACCCAATACTTGGCAGCATGGTTCTGGAATATCAAATCCTGCAAAGAGAAGCTAAAGGCTGCAATTGACCCAGCCCTCGacatgaaagaagaaatatttgAAAGCATTTGTGCTATTGCTGAATTGGCTGGTCACTGCACTGCTAGAGAGCCCAACCAAAGACCTGAAATGGGTCATGCAGTGAACGTCTTGGGTCCACTAGTTGAGAAATGGAAACCGCTAAAAGATGAAATCGAGGAATACTGTGGTATTGATTATAGCCTTCCACTTAACCAAATGGTGAAGGGATGGCAAGAAGCTGAAGGAAAAGACTTCAGTTATGTGGACCTTGAGGACAGTAAAGGTAGTATTCCATCAAGACCTGCTGGATTTGCTGATTCGTTTACATCAACTGATGGCCGGTAA